Genomic segment of Wolbachia endosymbiont (group A) of Longitarsus flavicornis:
TTGTCGGACAAAAAGACTTAATACAAAATTTAAAAGTGTTTATAAACGCTGCACAGACGAGAACTGAAGCTTTAGATCATGTTTTATTGTATGGTCCCCCAGGACTTGGCAAAACAACTTTAGCACAAATTGTTTCTAAAGAATTAAGGGTCAGCTTCCGCGCAACTTCTGGTCCTTTACTTAGTAAAGCTGGGGACTTGGCTGCAGTGCTTACCACTTTAAATGCAAAAGATGTTCTATTTATCGACGAAATCCATAGATTAAATCGCAGCATCGAAGAAGTTTTATATACTGCTATGGAAGATTTTTGCTTGGACATATTAGTAGGTGAAGGTCCATCTACTCGCACTTTAAGGATAGATCTACCACCATTTACGTTAATCGGAGCAACTACACGGCTTGGATTACTTTCTGCGCCGCTGAGAGATCGCTTTGGCATTCCCTTACATCTTGAGTTTTATTCTTTTGAAGAGCTGGTTAATATTATAAAAAGAGGCGCGAGAGTTCTTTCTGCTGAAATTGAAGAGGATGCAGCACGGGAAATTGCCTGCCGTGCGCGCGGCACTCCAAGAATTGCTCTGAGATTACTGAGGAGAATAAGGGATTTTGTTGAAGTGAAAGATGATAAAAAAATCACTTATGAAGTCGCTGATTCTGTATTACTAAAACTGGGTGTAGATAAAATGGGACTTAATAAACTTGATATGCATTATCTAAGATTTTTATTCAACACCTCAGGACCCGTTGGAATTGACACTATATCTATTGCGCTATCTGAGGATGTTGGCAATATTGAAGAAACAGTAGAACCTTACTTAATCAAAATTAGTTTTGTAAAGCGCACACCAAGAGGACGCGTTCTAACTGACCAAGCAAAGGAGTATTTGAGCCTTTAACATAAAAAATTTTGCTGCTGTAGTTATACATTGGACTTCTTTCAAAATTCATGTATGGAGCTCAAAATTGTGAATTGCAGCAATCAAATTAAACCTTAAACCAAAACGTTTTCGTCGGTTTCTATACCTGTCCGAGATGATTTTAAACCTTTTCAATAAGCCAATTACGTTTTCAACAATTGCCCTTTGGCTCATAAGTGCCCTGTTCTCTTTTTTTTGTTCTTTGCTTAACGGATTCTTTTTCATTTTCCTGTGCGGTAATACAACATTTTTGTGTATCTTCTGCATTCCCCTGTAGCCGGCATCAGCTAAGATTTTGGTGTCCGGTAATATTGCTACCTTTGATTCTCTAAACATCCGAAAATCGTGTTTTCTACCATTCGAGAAAGATGTGCATATGACTTTTTTACTCTTCTTCTCTGTTACTATTTGTGTTTTTATAGTATGCCTTTTTTTCTTTCCAGAGTAGAAGGGCTTTTGCTTTTTTTTGGTCTCTCTACTGGCGTTTCAGTTCCGTCTATTACTAAAACTTCATATTCTACATCACTCTTTAATAGCTCTTTTTTTCCTGGTAATGCAAAATCTGGATGTTTTATTAATATGTCTTCTACCTATCTTATTATTTTAAAACTGTTACTTTCACTCATGCCATAGCTTTGCCCAATATGAAAATATGTACGATATTCTCTTATATATTCCAGTGCCATAAGTAGCCTGTCTTCTATGCAAAGTTTACTTTTTCTTCCACTTCTAGCTTTTTTTCTTTTATCCTCCACTTCTAGAATTTCTACCATTCGCTCAAATGTTGCTTTTTTTACCCCTGTTAAACGTCGAAACTTTTCTCCTTCTAACTTTTCTATTTCCTTATATTTCATGCTTTCAAATACTTCATCTTACACTCCCTCTAACAATTTTGAAAGAAGTCTAATAATGGCAATTGCTGACAACTTACCTCTCCATATTATTTAAAGCAATATCTAATAATAAAGAAAATAATGGAGTAAGTAAACTAAGACCTCTTTAAAAGCTTTAACGTGTGGTGCAAGTTAGCTATATAGCTAATTTTCCTACACCATACCGCCGCGGCGCTAACTAGTAGCGGAATGACGGTTGTCAGGCCAGTGCCTTCTCCTGTCATCCCTGTGCCTCTATGATGTCATCCCAGTGCTTGACACTGGGATCCAGATTCACCTTATGATAGTGTCATCCCAGTGCCCAGACACTGGGATCCAGGAAAGTTTGCTTGTAAGCAAGCAAACTAGCACAGAAAGTGGTTACAACATTTTCGATGAGATTATATGGAAAACTGGATCCCAGTGTCAAGCACTGGGATGACAAAAAAAGGAGCACTGGGATGACATCATCCTTTTTTTTGGATTCCAGTATCAGCTACTTGCATCTTGGGCTCTTTTAGCCACAAACATTAAGAAATTTACCAAACGAAAAAAAAGGCAAAAGAAGCCCTGTGGTGGTTAGCTATTTACTATGTACTAAAATATCGGCGTTTTTTAAGTCTTAAACGCTGCAATTTAGCTGCTTTTTAATGCAACTAACCTTAGCTATAAATGTTTAAGAAATTTACTAGGCAGAAAAAAAAGGCAAAGAAAACCCGTGGTAGCTAGTTATTACACTCTCTATTTTAAAATTTGACGTTGGGTGATGTCTTGAACGCTTTATAAGCGCGTTTCAGCTTATATAGGTAAAAACCTAAAAATGTTGTGAAGACATAAGGTGCACATAGTGCAAAAAATTAAACAATAGTACGCCAAATACAAGTTTTCTTGTCATTTTAATCTGCTGCAGAGATTGCGAAGTTAAATAAAATAGCTTCAGTTTCATGATAAGGAAGCTGGCGGAGTTTGTCAAGGAAGTTTTTTCGTTTCTATGTTGTCAGCTACCTGAATATTGATCATACGGGTTCCATCTGTTATATATAATCTTTTTGAATACGAAGAAAACTGATGAATGAGTATGATATTACAGTTATAGGTAGCGGTCCTGGTGGTTATATAGCAGCAATTAGGGCGGCACAGCTTGGGTTTAAAACTGCAATTGTAGAAAAAGAAAAAAATTTAGGCGGTATATGCTTAAATTGGGGATGTATACCAACAAAATCGCTACTTAGGGCGTCTGAGGTTTATAGGCTAATAAAAAGATCAAAAGAGTTTGGTATAGAAGTAAAGGAAGCGAGTTTTGATATACAATCAATAGTGAAATATTCAAGAAGCGTTGTTGATAAATTATCAAGTGGCGTTGCATATTTGATGAAAAAAAATAACATCAAAGTTCATCAAGGCTTTGGTAAACTTGCAGGCAATAGTACTATAAAAGTCGTTAGCGATAAGGAAGAACAAGAAATTGTTTCCAAGCATATCATTTTAGCAACAGGCGTGAGGGCACGGAATCTGCCTGGAATAGAGGCAGATGGAGATTTAATATGGAATGCACAGCACGCTATGATGCCGGGCAAATTACCAAAATCACTACTAATTATAGGGTCTGGTGCAATTGGAATAGAATTTGCAAGTTTTTATAGCACTTTGGGGGTTGATGTAACAATCATAGAGATAAAGAGCACTATTTTGCCGCTGGAGGATAAAGACATTTCAGATTTAGCACAAGAAATATTCACAAAACAGGGAATAAAAATATATACAAACAGTAGCGTAAAAGCTTTGACTAAAAGTAAAGACTCTGCTCAAGTGCTACTAAGTAGTGGTGAGAGCAAAGAATTTGATAGGGTGATTGTTGCGGTTGGAATTCAGGCAAATATTGAAAATATAGGTTTAGAAAATACAAAAGTTAAATTAAGCCCTTCTGGCTTTATTGAAACGAATGAATGGTATGAAACTAGTGAATCAAATGTGTATGCAATAGGTGATGTAGCTGGCCCACCATGTTTAGCACATAAAGCGAGCCATGAAGCCGTGATCTGCATTGAAAAGATTGCTGGTAAAAATGCTCATGCGTTAAAAAAAGAATGCATACCAAATTGCACTTATTCTCATCCACAAATAGCGAGCATCGGCCTTACTGAGGAACAGGCAATAAAAGGTGGGTATGATATAAAAATAGGAAAATTTCACTCTAACTTTAATGGTAAGTCTGTTGCACTCAGTGAAACTGAAGGGTTAGTGAAAACAATTATAGACAAAAAGACAGGCGAACTTCTGGGTAGCCACATGATAGGTGCAGAAGTAACGGAGTTAATTAGCAATTTTGCTCTTGCAAAGCAACTAGAAGGAACAGACTTCGACATAAAATCTACGATTTTTCCTCATCCAACCATTTCAGAGATGATACACGAATCAGTGCTTGCTGCAGATGATGAATCGTTAAACAGTTGAACTAACGTTCCATCGTTTTAGAGGTGTCAATGTCTTGAGTAGTAGTTTGATTAGGCGCTTTAGTTTCAATAGATTGATTACCACCAGCATCAGAGTTCTGTAACTCTTCTTTCAATCCCTTAGCTGCTTCTTTGACTTCAAGCTTTGCCTTTGGATGAAGATCTTCTGGGCCTTTTCCTTTAGTATCCAAACCTTGTTGTAGATTAGTGCTTTTCATTTTATTATGCTGCTCGTGCCCAGGTAGGTCAACGACCGAATTGAAAAGAATTTTTGTTATATTTTTTAGCAGTTCTAAAAAACCTCCGCTTCTGCCTTCTCTTTGTTCTTGAGGTTTATTTTTCTCATTAGGTTCTTTTTTACTATTACTTTTAGGCATTTTTAACTCAACTATCATAAAGCTTAATAAAATTCTACGTGCAAATTATTAAATAACAGTTAACAATCTAGGATTTATTATTTACAGATGGATATTATTTTAGCAACAGGTGGCACAGGCGGACACATTTTTCCAGCTATAACTTTAGCAAGAGCACTAAAGGCACAAGGATATAGTTGCATAGTATTTACTGATAAAAAAACAAATAAAAATACCGACATAGAAAGCTACACTTTACCATTACGTAGACCAAGCGGCAACAAATTTAAGTTTTTCCTTTTCTTGATATACAGCTCTGTGTTAGCACTGTATCAAGTAAGAAAATTAAAACCAAAATCGGTCATTGGTTTTGGTAGCTATGCTTCTTTTCCAACTCTTCTTGCAGCAAAGGTTCTTTCTATACCTATAATTTTACATGAACAAAACACAGTTTTAGGGAGGGTAAATAGATTCTTTTTCAAGAGTGCAAAATTAGTTGCAACCAGCTTTCCGGAGACTAAATATGCAGAGGGCAATAAATGTATTTTTACAGGAAATTTTGTTGATATAAAAGCACAGAGCCATTCTAGCACTGAGAAAGCCCTAAACATATTGGTCATAGCAGGCAGCCAAGGTGCAAATTTTTTTGATGATGTGGTAAGCAGCGTAATTTGTGATTTACCTATTAAAATGAAAAAGAAAATTAGAGTGACGCAGCAATGTACGAAGAAAAATGTAAACAAGGTCAAGAGTCTATACAAAAGTGAAAAGATCGATTGTGAATTAAGTGAATTTTTTAATGATATGGAAAATAGACTGGCCAATGCTCACTTGGTAATTAGCAGAGCAGGAGCAACTTCAATAGCGGAGATCACTCTTGCTGGGCGTTCTGCTATATATATACCTTATCCTTACTCAAAAGATAATCACCAATTTTATAACGCAAAATATATTGAAGATTCGGGAGCAGCTATGATAGTCGAGCAGAATAGTGAAGCAAAAAAAAATCTAACAGAGTTACTATTTGATTTATTAAGTGATTCTCAAAAATTGCGTGATATGACCAATAATACAAAAAAAACAGGGATAAAGAATGGGACTACCGAGTTTGTT
This window contains:
- the lpdA gene encoding dihydrolipoyl dehydrogenase, whose product is MNEYDITVIGSGPGGYIAAIRAAQLGFKTAIVEKEKNLGGICLNWGCIPTKSLLRASEVYRLIKRSKEFGIEVKEASFDIQSIVKYSRSVVDKLSSGVAYLMKKNNIKVHQGFGKLAGNSTIKVVSDKEEQEIVSKHIILATGVRARNLPGIEADGDLIWNAQHAMMPGKLPKSLLIIGSGAIGIEFASFYSTLGVDVTIIEIKSTILPLEDKDISDLAQEIFTKQGIKIYTNSSVKALTKSKDSAQVLLSSGESKEFDRVIVAVGIQANIENIGLENTKVKLSPSGFIETNEWYETSESNVYAIGDVAGPPCLAHKASHEAVICIEKIAGKNAHALKKECIPNCTYSHPQIASIGLTEEQAIKGGYDIKIGKFHSNFNGKSVALSETEGLVKTIIDKKTGELLGSHMIGAEVTELISNFALAKQLEGTDFDIKSTIFPHPTISEMIHESVLAADDESLNS
- the murG gene encoding undecaprenyldiphospho-muramoylpentapeptide beta-N-acetylglucosaminyltransferase, with protein sequence MDIILATGGTGGHIFPAITLARALKAQGYSCIVFTDKKTNKNTDIESYTLPLRRPSGNKFKFFLFLIYSSVLALYQVRKLKPKSVIGFGSYASFPTLLAAKVLSIPIILHEQNTVLGRVNRFFFKSAKLVATSFPETKYAEGNKCIFTGNFVDIKAQSHSSTEKALNILVIAGSQGANFFDDVVSSVICDLPIKMKKKIRVTQQCTKKNVNKVKSLYKSEKIDCELSEFFNDMENRLANAHLVISRAGATSIAEITLAGRSAIYIPYPYSKDNHQFYNAKYIEDSGAAMIVEQNSEAKKNLTELLFDLLSDSQKLRDMTNNTKKTGIKNGTTEFVKVIVHTMAST
- the ruvB gene encoding Holliday junction branch migration DNA helicase RuvB, which encodes MKSISCGKEYTEDARNINIRPEQLDDFVGQKDLIQNLKVFINAAQTRTEALDHVLLYGPPGLGKTTLAQIVSKELRVSFRATSGPLLSKAGDLAAVLTTLNAKDVLFIDEIHRLNRSIEEVLYTAMEDFCLDILVGEGPSTRTLRIDLPPFTLIGATTRLGLLSAPLRDRFGIPLHLEFYSFEELVNIIKRGARVLSAEIEEDAAREIACRARGTPRIALRLLRRIRDFVEVKDDKKITYEVADSVLLKLGVDKMGLNKLDMHYLRFLFNTSGPVGIDTISIALSEDVGNIEETVEPYLIKISFVKRTPRGRVLTDQAKEYLSL